Proteins encoded within one genomic window of Brachybacterium avium:
- a CDS encoding endo-1,4-beta-xylanase, whose product MRRREILTAGAVATTLAAAGPAAAAPGGSGRGPKSPPGNGSTTPPGLAKKDTLAFAAGSTLKIGCAVAGGGHHLSQPYPDPFTGDDPYREVLAKEFTSLSAENQMKWDHLRPAPDTYDFSDADAIMDFAEANGQVMRGHTLMWHNQNPAWLEEGEYTPEQLREILKEHIATVVGRYAGHMQQWDVVNEIFDDDAALRTSGNIWLRELGTGIIADCFRWAHEADPEALLFFNDYNVDGINPKSDAYHALVKDLLADGVPVHGFSTQGHLSIRYGFPGDIPENLQRFADLGLQTAITELDVRMDLPEGDEPTPEQLEQQADYYRRVTEAALSVEGCESLTLWGVLDKYSWVPGTFPGEGAATVLWDDFSRKPAYDAIQDALAEASGRAGHPALRS is encoded by the coding sequence GGTTCTGGCAGGGGACCGAAGTCTCCACCGGGTAACGGGAGCACCACGCCTCCGGGCCTCGCGAAGAAGGACACCCTCGCCTTCGCGGCGGGGAGCACTCTGAAGATCGGCTGCGCCGTCGCCGGCGGCGGGCACCACCTCTCCCAGCCCTACCCGGATCCGTTCACCGGGGACGATCCCTACCGCGAGGTGCTCGCGAAGGAGTTCACCTCGCTCTCGGCCGAGAACCAGATGAAGTGGGATCATCTGCGTCCCGCACCGGACACCTACGACTTCAGCGACGCCGACGCGATCATGGACTTCGCCGAGGCCAACGGGCAGGTGATGCGCGGCCACACCCTGATGTGGCACAACCAGAACCCGGCCTGGCTGGAGGAGGGCGAGTACACGCCCGAGCAGCTGCGGGAGATCCTGAAGGAGCACATCGCCACGGTGGTCGGTCGCTACGCGGGCCACATGCAGCAGTGGGACGTGGTCAACGAGATCTTCGACGACGACGCCGCGCTGCGAACCTCCGGGAACATCTGGCTGCGCGAGTTGGGGACGGGGATCATCGCGGACTGCTTCCGCTGGGCGCATGAGGCCGATCCGGAGGCGCTGCTGTTCTTCAACGACTACAACGTCGACGGCATCAACCCCAAGTCCGACGCCTACCACGCGCTCGTCAAGGACCTGCTCGCCGACGGGGTGCCGGTCCACGGCTTCTCGACCCAGGGGCACTTGTCGATCCGCTACGGATTCCCCGGGGATATCCCCGAGAACCTCCAGCGCTTCGCCGATCTGGGTCTGCAGACGGCCATCACCGAGCTCGACGTGCGCATGGATCTGCCCGAGGGCGACGAACCGACGCCGGAGCAGCTCGAGCAGCAGGCGGATTACTACCGTCGCGTGACCGAGGCGGCGCTGTCCGTCGAGGGTTGCGAGTCACTGACCCTGTGGGGCGTGCTCGACAAGTACTCGTGGGTGCCGGGCACCTTCCCCGGCGAAGGCGCGGCGACCGTGCTGTGGGACGACTTCTCCCGCAAGCCAGCCTACGATGCGATCCAGGATGCGCTCGCCGAGGCGAGCGGCCGGGCAGGGCACCCGGCGCTGCGGAGCTGA